GATGGTTGGGATGCATACTCGCTCCCTTGAGACGCACCCGACCAGCATCAAAGTCAATATCTACATCCGCCGGGTCAACCTTCGTTATGAACTCGCTCTCGATGTCATTCTTAATCCGCCGCGCATAACTATCACTGGTATAATTGTCCCAATCAAAGTCATCATCATAGAATCGGCGTTTCTTGTAAAACAGACGTTCAAGCATTGATAAAATATTGACTCCTGTAGCTTGTAACAGGTTTTGACCAAGATCGACCTTTATTCAACCCCTTTGGACTTGCTGTCATCCAGTAGTTGCAACACTTGAAATATAGCCTTTTCCCTTCCCACAGCCTCAAGAACGCCGGCCGGATCGCTCCGACGGGCGTCCGAGACCATCGGCGATCCAGCCCTCACAAGATCTTCTGCCCCGTCTTCTCCCAGTCCTTCATGAACGCATCGAGCCCCTTGTCGGTGAGGGGGTGGTCGGCCATCGCCTTGATCACCTTGGGCGGCGCGGTCATCACGTCGGCGCCGATCATGGCGGATTGATGCGCGTGGTTCACGGTGCGGATCGAGGCGGCGAGGATCTGGGTTTCGTAGCCGTAATTGTCATAGACCTGCCGGATGTCGGCGATGAGCTCCATCCCGTCGAGGTTGATGTCGTCGAGCCGCCCGATGAAGGGCGAGATGAAGGTCGCCCCCGCCTTGGCCGCCAGCAACGCCTGGTTGGCCGAGAAGCACAGCGTCACGTTGACCATGTTGCCCTCGCCCGAGAGCACCTTGCACGCCTTGAGCCCGGCCCAGGTGAGCGGCACCTTCACGGCGATGTTGTCGGCGATCCTGGCGAGCTTGCGGCCCTCGGCGATCATCTCGTCGGCCTCGAGCGCCACGACCTCGGCCGAGACGGGGCCGTCGACCATCCCCGCGATCTCCTTCGTGACCTCGAGGATGTCGCGGCCCGATTTCAGGATCAGCGAGGGGTTGGTGGTGACACCGTCCACCATCCCGAGGTCGTTGAGCTCGGCGATCTGGTCGACTTCGGCGGTATCGACGAAAAATTTCATGGCGCATCCCTCCGGCGGATTGGCATATCTGTCGCGACGGGTGTACCCCATGCCAAAGCCTGCCGAAACCCCTGACGCGAGGTGCGCGTGTCGCCGCAACCGCCCGGATTTTTCGACCACGGAGAGCTGATCTCGGTGCTGACGACGCAACCGCTTGACCGGACGCTCGATTACCGCGCGCCCGAGGGCGGGGCGCAGGCGGGAGCGTTCGTCGAGGTGCCGCTCGGGCCGCGCAAGGTGCTGGGCGTGGTCTGGGGGCCGGGGCGGGGCGATTTCGACCTCGCGAAGGTGCGCCATGCGAATCGCGTGCTGGACGTGGCGCCGATGCGCGAGGAGATGCAGGAGTTCCTGACCCGCGCGGGGGACTACACGCTGACGCCCCTCTCGGCGATGCTGCGCCTTGCCACGCGCGCGCCGGGCCTGGGCGATCCGCCCTCGATGCGCAAGGTCTATCGCGCCGGCCACGCCACGCCCGAGCGGATGACGGATGCGCGCGCCCGCGTGCTGGCGGTGCTCGAGGCGTATGGCGGGCTGGCCTTCACGCTGGGGGAGCTGGCCGATCACGCGGGCGTGTCGTCCTCGGTGATCAAGGGCCTCGTCAAGCTGGGCGCGGTGGTCGAGGAGGAGGCGCCGCGCGACCTGCCCTATGCGCCGCTCGACCTCGCGCGCCCCGGCCCCGAGCTGACGCCCGACCAGGCGGCCGCCGCCGAGGCGCTCCGGCAGGGGATTGCCGGGGGTGGCTATGGCACCACGCTCTTGCGCGGCGTCACCGGCTCGGGCAAGACCGAGGTGTATCTCGAGGCGGTGGCGGAATGCCTGCGGCAGGGCCGCCAGGCGCTGGTCCTGCTGCCCGAGATCGCGCTCACCGAGGAGTTCCTGCGCCGCCTGCGCGCCCGCTTCGGCGCCATGCCCGCCGAGTGGCATTCGGGCGTGACCATGACCGAACGCCGCCGCGCGTGGAAGATGGTGGGCGAGGGCGGCTGCCAGGTGGTCGTCGGCGCGCGCTCGGCGCTGTTCCTGCCGTTCTGCGACCTCGGCCTCATCGTCGTCGACGAGGAGCATGACAGTTCCTACAAGCAGGAGGACGGCGTTCTCTACAACGCGCGGGACATGGCGGTGCTGCGCGCGTCGATCTGCGGCGCGCAGGTGGTGCTGGCCTCGGCCACGCCCAGCCTCGAGACATGGGTCAATGCCGAGGCGGGGAAATACGCCCGGCTCGACCTCGGCGCGCGGTTCGGCGAGGCGGTGATGCCCGAGCTGCGCGCGATCGACATGCGGGCCGAGGATCTGCCGGGCAGCCGCTGGATCTCGCCCACCCTGCAGGCGGCGGCGCGGGCGCGGATCGAGCGGGGCGAGCAGGTGCTCTTCTTCCTCAACCGGCGCGGCTATGCCCCGGTCACGATCTGCCGCGCCTGCGGGCACCAGATCGGCTGCCCCCACTGCGACGCGCGCATGGTCGAGCACCGTTTCCTCGGGCGGCTCATGTGCCACCAATGCGGCGAGACGGCGCCCCTGCCCGCGGCCTGCCCCGCCTGCGAGGTGGAGGGCAAGCTGGCGGCGGTCGGCCCGGGGGTCGAGCGGCTGGCCGAGGAGGCGGCCGCGCTTTTCCCCGAGGCGCGGATCGCGACGCTCTCGTCGGACCTTTTCGGCTCGGCCCGCGCGCTCAAGGCCGAGATCGCGGCCATCGGGGCGGGCGGCGCCGATATCGTGATCGGCACGCAGCTCGTCGCCAAGGGGCACAACTTTCCGAACCTCACGCTCGTGGGCGTGATCGACGCCGATCTCGGGCTCCAGGGCTCGGACCTGCGCGCGGCGGAGCGCACGTTTCAACTGATGCGGCAGGTGGCGGGGCGCGCGGGGCGGGCCGAGAAGCCGGGCACGGCGCTTCTCCAGACGTTCCAGCCCGAGCATCCGGTCATCCGCGCGATCCTCGCGGGCGACGAGGAGGGGTTCTGGCGGGCCGAGGCGCGCGAGCGCGAGGCGGCGGGCGTGCCGCCCTTCGGGCGCATGGCGGGCATCATCCTCTCGTCTCCCGACCCGCAGGAGGCGTTCGACGCGGGCAGCGCGCTCGCGCGGCGCGACGGACCCTTGCGCGCGGCCGGCGCGCAGGTCTACGGTCCCGCCGCCGCCCCCGTCGCGCGCATCCGGGGCCGCCACCGCGTGCGCCTTCTGGTCAAGGCGCCCAAGGGCACCGCGCTGCAACCGGCCATCGCCGAATGGATCGGCCAGATCCGGCCCTCGGCCAACCTGCGCCTCACCGTCGACATCGACCCGCAGAGTTTCCTTTGAGGCAGCGCGCATCCCGACCCAGACCGCAGAACCCGCTTGAACCTTCCCGGCGGCGCGCCTAGGCTCTGGCTCACCTCGGGGTGTCCCAGGCCTCTGGCCGGGACTGAGATGCGGCTCCCGCGAACCCGTTGAACCTGAACCGGCTAGAACCGGCGGAGGGAAGGTTCTCGCGCGGATCGCGCCCCTTGCCCTCTCGCTCGCCAAGACAAGAGGGAAAGATCATGAAGTATCTTGGATTTGCAGCGGGATTCCTGAGTGTAAGTGCGGTCGCCGCGGCCGCCGACACGCGGGAGTTGACCGTCTATACCTATGACAGTTTTGTCGCCGACTGGGGGCCGGGGCCCAAGATCGAGGCGGCGTTCGAGGCGACCTGCGACTGCGACCTGAAATTCGTGGGCGTCGAGGATGGCGCGGCGCTCCTGGCGCGGGTGCGTCTCGAGGGGGAGCGGTCGGAGGCGGACGTGGTCCTCGGGCTCGACACCAACCTCATGGCGGCGGCCACCGAAACGGGCCTTTTCGCGCCAAGCGGCGTCGAGGCTGCCTATGACCTGCCCGTCGAATGGGCCGATCCGGTCTTCGTGCCCTATGACTGGGGCTATTTCGCCTTTGTCCACGACAAGGGCCTCGAGCCGCCCGCGAATTTCCGCGCGCTTGGCGAAAGCGAGGTGAGCATCGTGATCCAGGACCCGCGCTCCTCGACGCCAGGGCTTGGCCTTCTGATGTGGGTCAAGGCCGCGCATGGCGACGACGCGCCCGCGATCTGGGAGGAGTTGGCCGACAACATCGTGACGGTGACCAAGGGCTGGTCCGAGGCCTATGGCCTTTTCCTCGAGGGGGAGGCCGACATGGTGCTGAGCTACACGACCTCGCCGGCCTATCAC
This window of the Roseovarius sp. SCSIO 43702 genome carries:
- a CDS encoding primosomal protein N', which gives rise to MSPQPPGFFDHGELISVLTTQPLDRTLDYRAPEGGAQAGAFVEVPLGPRKVLGVVWGPGRGDFDLAKVRHANRVLDVAPMREEMQEFLTRAGDYTLTPLSAMLRLATRAPGLGDPPSMRKVYRAGHATPERMTDARARVLAVLEAYGGLAFTLGELADHAGVSSSVIKGLVKLGAVVEEEAPRDLPYAPLDLARPGPELTPDQAAAAEALRQGIAGGGYGTTLLRGVTGSGKTEVYLEAVAECLRQGRQALVLLPEIALTEEFLRRLRARFGAMPAEWHSGVTMTERRRAWKMVGEGGCQVVVGARSALFLPFCDLGLIVVDEEHDSSYKQEDGVLYNARDMAVLRASICGAQVVLASATPSLETWVNAEAGKYARLDLGARFGEAVMPELRAIDMRAEDLPGSRWISPTLQAAARARIERGEQVLFFLNRRGYAPVTICRACGHQIGCPHCDARMVEHRFLGRLMCHQCGETAPLPAACPACEVEGKLAAVGPGVERLAEEAAALFPEARIATLSSDLFGSARALKAEIAAIGAGGADIVIGTQLVAKGHNFPNLTLVGVIDADLGLQGSDLRAAERTFQLMRQVAGRAGRAEKPGTALLQTFQPEHPVIRAILAGDEEGFWRAEAREREAAGVPPFGRMAGIILSSPDPQEAFDAGSALARRDGPLRAAGAQVYGPAAAPVARIRGRHRVRLLVKAPKGTALQPAIAEWIGQIRPSANLRLTVDIDPQSFL
- the fsa gene encoding fructose-6-phosphate aldolase produces the protein MKFFVDTAEVDQIAELNDLGMVDGVTTNPSLILKSGRDILEVTKEIAGMVDGPVSAEVVALEADEMIAEGRKLARIADNIAVKVPLTWAGLKACKVLSGEGNMVNVTLCFSANQALLAAKAGATFISPFIGRLDDINLDGMELIADIRQVYDNYGYETQILAASIRTVNHAHQSAMIGADVMTAPPKVIKAMADHPLTDKGLDAFMKDWEKTGQKIL
- the thiB gene encoding thiamine ABC transporter substrate binding subunit, which produces MKYLGFAAGFLSVSAVAAAADTRELTVYTYDSFVADWGPGPKIEAAFEATCDCDLKFVGVEDGAALLARVRLEGERSEADVVLGLDTNLMAAATETGLFAPSGVEAAYDLPVEWADPVFVPYDWGYFAFVHDKGLEPPANFRALGESEVSIVIQDPRSSTPGLGLLMWVKAAHGDDAPAIWEELADNIVTVTKGWSEAYGLFLEGEADMVLSYTTSPAYHLIAEEDAGKAAAVFDEGHYMQVEVAALMETSDTPDLGREFLQFLVSDAAQSILPTTNWMYPAVMPEGGLPDGFGQLVTPEDALLFPPEEAAAIRDEALDEWLRALSR